In a single window of the Flavobacterium sp. W4I14 genome:
- a CDS encoding multidrug efflux pump (product_source=KO:K18138; cath_funfam=1.20.1640.10,3.30.2090.10,3.30.70.1430; cog=COG0841; ko=KO:K18138; pfam=PF00873; superfamily=82693,82714,82866; tigrfam=TIGR00915; transmembrane_helix_parts=Inside_1_11,TMhelix_12_34,Outside_35_330,TMhelix_331_353,Inside_354_373,TMhelix_374_396,Outside_397_433,TMhelix_434_456,Inside_457_462,TMhelix_463_485,Outside_486_526,TMhelix_527_544,Inside_545_855,TMhelix_856_878,Outside_879_881,TMhelix_882_901,Inside_902_905,TMhelix_906_928,Outside_929_956,TMhelix_957_979,Inside_980_985,TMhelix_986_1008,Outside_1009_1036), with protein sequence MSISTTSIKRPVLAIVMNLLIVLFGIIGYTFLGVREYPSIDPTVVSVRTSYPGANSDIIESQITEPLEKSINSIDGIRNISSSSNQGTSNITIEFNLDKNIEEAANDVRDKVSQAARTLPKDIDGLPVVSKADANSDPILSMTIQSDKRNTLELSDFAENVIADRIQTIPGVSSVQIQGQRKYAMRIWMDPNKLSAYGLTSQDIVTALDNENVELPSGKITGATTELTVKTLGKLTNESEFNNLILKTDSNQVIKLKDVGYAVLGPENEETILRESGRPMVAIAIIPQPGANYLDISKEFYKRFDKLKADIPQDIKLKVALDNTLFIKRSVTEVAETIGLSLVLVILIIYLFFRDWAIAFRPLIDIPVSLIFTFFIMYAFGFSINVLSLLAIVLATGLVVDDGIVVTENIFKKVEEGMSPFEAAIKGSNEIFFAVISISITLAAVFLPVIFLQGFVGRLFREFGVVIGAAVLVSAFVSLTLTPMLNAYLMKKGGHKPSRFYNWTEPYFVKLNNAYESNLNKFLDKRWLSVPIILVCMGLIFLFWKILPKETAPYDDRSAINISATTPEGASFAYTDKFIMKLNQLVLDSVPEKDVSITITSPSFGGSGAVNSGFVRMGLTNPEERERSQKDIADYLTKITKKYTEGKTIVNQQPTISVGRRGGLPISYIIQAQNFEKLREKIPLFMDAVSKDPTFTVSDVNLKFNKPEINLTIDRDKAKNLGVSISAIAQTLNLGLSGQRFSYFFMNGKQYQVIGQFDRGDRKDPLDLSSVYVRNDKGELVQLDNVVTAKEESSPPQLYRNNRFIAATVSAGLAPGKSIGEGIDAMDAISKKVLDETFSTDLSGESRDFQESSSNTFFAFGLALLLVYLILSAQFESFKDPIIIILTVPMAVAGAFLSLWLCGQSWNIFSQIGTIMLIGLVTKNGILIVEFANQLKEKGIPIPEAIREAAVSRLRPILMTSLAIAIGALPIALALGAAAKSRMSMGTVIVGGTLFSLVLTLFVIPAIYSYWAKPYKPNKELKEAHRFEQEALHIEE encoded by the coding sequence ATGAGCATCTCAACCACGAGTATAAAAAGGCCGGTTTTGGCCATTGTGATGAACTTATTGATTGTCCTTTTCGGGATAATCGGCTATACCTTTTTGGGTGTGCGCGAGTATCCATCTATCGACCCAACGGTGGTTTCGGTAAGAACTTCCTATCCTGGTGCCAACTCAGATATTATTGAATCACAAATTACCGAACCTTTAGAAAAATCGATCAATTCAATTGATGGTATCCGAAATATTTCTTCATCAAGCAACCAGGGAACAAGCAATATCACCATAGAGTTTAACCTCGATAAAAATATAGAAGAAGCTGCGAATGATGTGCGTGACAAAGTATCGCAGGCTGCCCGTACTTTACCAAAAGATATTGACGGTTTACCGGTAGTAAGTAAGGCTGATGCCAACTCTGACCCGATTTTATCGATGACGATCCAGAGCGATAAACGTAACACATTGGAATTGAGCGATTTCGCTGAAAACGTAATTGCCGACCGTATCCAAACCATTCCGGGTGTAAGTAGCGTACAAATCCAGGGCCAAAGGAAATATGCTATGCGTATTTGGATGGATCCGAATAAACTAAGTGCTTACGGTTTAACTTCACAGGATATTGTTACCGCTTTGGATAATGAAAACGTAGAGCTTCCATCAGGAAAAATCACCGGAGCTACTACCGAACTAACGGTTAAAACTTTAGGAAAACTGACCAACGAAAGCGAGTTTAACAACTTGATCCTGAAAACAGATAGCAATCAGGTAATCAAATTAAAAGATGTAGGTTATGCAGTTTTGGGGCCTGAAAACGAGGAAACCATTTTACGCGAATCGGGCAGACCGATGGTGGCCATTGCCATTATCCCTCAGCCAGGAGCCAATTACCTCGATATCAGTAAAGAATTTTACAAGCGTTTTGACAAATTAAAAGCCGATATCCCTCAAGACATTAAACTAAAAGTCGCATTAGATAATACATTATTTATCAAACGATCAGTAACTGAAGTTGCCGAGACCATTGGTTTATCATTGGTGTTGGTAATTTTGATCATTTACCTTTTCTTTAGAGATTGGGCTATTGCTTTCAGACCATTGATCGATATTCCGGTATCGTTGATTTTCACTTTCTTTATCATGTACGCCTTCGGATTTTCAATCAACGTATTGAGTTTGCTGGCCATTGTACTCGCTACGGGATTGGTGGTAGATGATGGCATTGTGGTTACCGAAAATATCTTTAAAAAGGTAGAAGAAGGGATGTCACCTTTCGAGGCAGCCATAAAAGGATCGAACGAAATCTTTTTTGCTGTAATTTCAATCTCCATTACCCTTGCAGCGGTATTCTTACCGGTAATTTTCTTGCAGGGATTTGTTGGCCGCTTATTTAGAGAGTTCGGGGTAGTAATCGGTGCAGCAGTACTGGTCTCGGCCTTTGTATCGCTTACTTTAACACCAATGTTAAACGCCTACCTAATGAAAAAGGGTGGACATAAACCATCCAGGTTTTACAACTGGACAGAGCCTTATTTTGTGAAGTTAAATAATGCTTACGAATCGAACCTGAATAAATTTTTGGATAAAAGATGGCTTTCCGTTCCGATCATCTTGGTGTGTATGGGCTTGATTTTCTTGTTCTGGAAGATATTACCAAAAGAAACCGCCCCTTATGATGACCGTAGCGCCATCAACATCAGTGCAACCACCCCCGAAGGTGCATCGTTTGCCTATACTGATAAGTTTATTATGAAACTAAACCAGCTAGTGCTCGATTCGGTTCCGGAAAAAGATGTAAGCATTACTATTACCTCACCAAGTTTTGGTGGCTCTGGTGCAGTAAATTCAGGTTTTGTGCGCATGGGATTAACAAATCCTGAAGAACGCGAGCGTTCGCAAAAAGACATTGCAGATTACCTGACCAAAATAACCAAAAAATATACTGAGGGCAAAACCATTGTAAACCAGCAGCCTACCATCTCGGTTGGCCGTCGTGGTGGATTACCGATCAGTTATATCATCCAGGCACAAAATTTCGAAAAATTAAGGGAGAAAATTCCTTTGTTTATGGATGCGGTATCGAAAGATCCAACATTCACCGTTTCGGATGTGAACCTGAAATTTAACAAACCTGAAATTAATTTAACCATCGACAGGGATAAAGCCAAAAATTTAGGCGTTTCCATATCTGCTATTGCCCAAACCTTAAATTTAGGTTTAAGTGGCCAAAGGTTTTCGTATTTCTTCATGAATGGGAAACAATACCAGGTAATTGGCCAGTTCGATCGTGGAGATCGGAAAGATCCATTAGATTTGAGCTCGGTTTACGTACGTAATGATAAGGGCGAACTGGTTCAGCTCGACAATGTGGTTACTGCTAAAGAAGAGAGTAGCCCACCACAACTGTACAGGAACAACCGTTTTATCGCAGCAACTGTTTCAGCAGGGCTTGCACCTGGAAAAAGTATAGGTGAAGGTATAGATGCAATGGACGCCATTTCTAAGAAAGTATTGGATGAAACTTTCTCTACTGATTTAAGTGGAGAATCGCGGGATTTTCAAGAAAGTTCTTCAAATACCTTCTTTGCATTTGGTTTGGCCCTCCTACTCGTTTATTTAATTCTTTCAGCGCAGTTTGAGAGCTTCAAAGATCCGATTATTATCATTTTAACCGTACCTATGGCTGTTGCCGGTGCATTCTTATCGCTATGGTTATGTGGTCAAAGCTGGAATATCTTCAGCCAGATCGGTACCATTATGCTTATCGGCCTGGTAACTAAAAATGGTATTTTAATTGTTGAGTTTGCCAACCAATTAAAAGAAAAAGGCATTCCAATCCCCGAAGCCATACGTGAGGCTGCTGTTTCGCGTTTGCGTCCAATTTTAATGACCAGTTTGGCCATTGCCATTGGTGCACTACCTATTGCCTTGGCTTTAGGTGCTGCTGCAAAAAGCAGAATGAGTATGGGAACCGTAATTGTTGGCGGTACCTTATTCTCTTTGGTTTTAACCTTATTTGTAATCCCAGCTATTTACTCTTACTGGGCTAAACCATACAAACCGAATAAAGAGTTGAAAGAAGCCCATCGTTTTGAACAGGAAGCTTTACATATAGAAGAATAA
- a CDS encoding multidrug efflux pump subunit AcrB (product_source=COG0841; cath_funfam=3.30.70.1430; cog=COG0841; pfam=PF00873; superfamily=82693), which translates to MMVLKVKLSKPSLIITGLLIIIIGLSCKQKTQAQYAVEITINSKTTDSVLMKSKVIAPLEKELLKIEDVSKISSLSKKSYGLIKVDFKPNINIDETILNLQNRIQMVTINLPKDAEVIISKIVENPKIVELKISLNNADSSSIDSTTMKTNIINPLVKQTLKIKGVHQALTFSKNGIGIIRLKFYPEISEYEISSRVQQKLSEIKTYLPKKFKIEASKVWDESKQNKNN; encoded by the coding sequence ATGATGGTTTTAAAAGTAAAACTATCAAAACCAAGCCTCATAATAACTGGCTTATTAATAATAATTATAGGTTTGAGCTGTAAGCAAAAAACTCAAGCGCAATACGCTGTAGAAATAACAATTAATTCAAAAACTACAGATTCTGTTTTGATGAAATCGAAAGTAATTGCTCCACTAGAAAAAGAGTTATTAAAAATTGAGGACGTTAGTAAAATTTCATCATTAAGTAAAAAGAGTTATGGATTAATTAAAGTTGACTTTAAGCCTAATATTAACATAGATGAAACCATACTTAATTTACAAAATAGGATTCAAATGGTTACAATTAACTTGCCTAAAGATGCAGAGGTAATTATTTCGAAAATAGTAGAAAACCCCAAGATTGTCGAGTTAAAAATTTCTTTAAATAATGCCGATTCAAGTAGTATAGATTCAACTACCATGAAAACAAATATTATTAACCCTTTAGTAAAACAAACACTTAAGATCAAAGGTGTTCATCAGGCTTTAACATTCAGTAAAAATGGTATTGGAATCATTAGACTTAAATTCTACCCCGAGATAAGTGAATATGAAATTAGTTCCCGCGTCCAACAAAAATTATCAGAAATTAAGACATATCTACCAAAAAAATTTAAAATAGAAGCCTCAAAGGTTTGGGATGAATCTAAACAAAACAAAAATAATTAA
- a CDS encoding membrane fusion protein (multidrug efflux system) (product_source=KO:K03585; cath_funfam=2.30.33.40,2.40.50.100; cog=COG0845; ko=KO:K03585; pfam=PF16576; superfamily=111369; tigrfam=TIGR01730; transmembrane_helix_parts=Inside_1_4,TMhelix_5_24,Outside_25_365) — protein MKKRYIIYAVLAIGLAYLVYYRINANKKLEGKGGASAGAGKGKAGGKGGASAPLVVDGIIVKPVSFDNDLEVTGAIDANESVVLKSEVSGLVTGIYFKEGTTVSKGSVLVKVNDRDIQAQLQDALTKQKLSGTNENRAKQLLAKGAISQEEYDTALADLKSLQAQAQLIRAQLAKTTIRAPFTGRVGLRSISAGTYLTPATVIANLVSTNPVKITFSVPEKYAGQIKLNSEITFTTDGSAKENKGKVYAIEPGINAATRTLQIRALAPNADNLLLPGSFAKIKLALNTLQNAILIPNEAVVPVLKGKIVYIQKDGKAQEVKVEAGTRTDENIVITSGLKAGDTVLTTGSMALKKDAAVKVHLVKQ, from the coding sequence ATGAAGAAAAGGTATATTATCTATGCTGTTTTAGCTATAGGCTTGGCTTATTTGGTCTATTACAGAATTAACGCGAATAAAAAACTCGAAGGGAAAGGCGGAGCATCTGCCGGAGCAGGAAAAGGTAAAGCTGGTGGTAAAGGAGGCGCATCTGCACCATTGGTAGTTGACGGAATCATCGTAAAACCGGTATCGTTTGATAATGATCTGGAGGTAACTGGTGCTATCGATGCAAACGAATCTGTTGTATTAAAAAGTGAAGTATCAGGATTGGTTACCGGTATTTATTTTAAAGAAGGTACAACGGTATCAAAAGGAAGTGTACTGGTTAAAGTAAATGACAGAGATATACAGGCCCAATTGCAGGATGCACTAACCAAACAAAAACTTTCCGGAACAAACGAAAACAGGGCAAAACAGCTTTTGGCCAAAGGTGCAATCAGTCAGGAAGAATATGATACAGCGCTAGCCGATTTAAAATCGTTACAGGCGCAGGCACAATTAATCAGGGCTCAACTGGCTAAAACAACTATCCGCGCACCTTTTACTGGCAGAGTGGGTTTACGTAGTATTTCTGCTGGAACATATTTAACACCGGCCACCGTAATTGCCAATTTGGTGAGCACCAACCCGGTTAAAATTACATTTTCTGTTCCTGAAAAATATGCTGGGCAGATTAAACTGAATTCGGAAATTACCTTTACCACTGATGGTTCTGCTAAAGAAAACAAAGGAAAAGTTTATGCCATTGAACCTGGGATTAACGCTGCAACCAGAACATTACAGATCAGGGCTCTGGCTCCAAATGCAGATAATCTTTTACTACCCGGCTCGTTCGCCAAAATTAAACTGGCTTTAAATACCCTTCAAAATGCTATTCTTATCCCTAACGAAGCAGTTGTCCCTGTTTTAAAAGGTAAGATTGTTTATATCCAAAAAGATGGAAAAGCACAAGAGGTTAAAGTAGAAGCTGGTACACGTACCGATGAAAATATTGTAATTACCTCGGGATTAAAAGCGGGCGATACGGTTTTGACAACCGGATCGATGGCATTAAAGAAAGATGCCGCGGTAAAAGTTCATTTGGTTAAACAATAA
- a CDS encoding putative metalloprotease with PDZ domain (product_source=COG3975; cath_funfam=2.30.42.10; cog=COG3975; pfam=PF05299,PF13180,PF17899; smart=SM00228; superfamily=50156,55486) has translation MNQSDRNNYFTSQLAFSFKTPPINLNLQQNTVNINMFNKKSILSLVLLLTCIMAAKAQVKIGFEVSFKEPQAHYAEVKMNISGLAKDYVDVKMPVWTPGSYLVREFEKSVEEFKATAAGKAVKVEKVRKNTWRIFSAKAGDIQINYRVYAFEISVRTPFIDESHAFLSPTGIFMHPDGMIKSPSTVKIIPFNTWSKVSTGLTPVAGAQFTYKATDFDILYDSPIEVGNQDIFEFTASGARHEVAMYGGGNYDKEKLKVDMAKIVEKETAVYGENPNKYYLFIVHNFLKGGGGLEHLNSTTLGATRNAYNTAEGYKGFLGLVAHEYHHLWNVKRLRPVALGPFDYDNENYTTNLWVAEGFTSYYENKYLHRAGFTDVNEFLKDLAGGVATVLNTPGAKYQSAASSSYDAWIIGYRPNENSKNNSISYYNKGEVIGILMDLEIINATKGAKSLDDVMKAMYLQCKTLKRGYTDAEFKAMVEKISGISFTNFWAKYVNGVDDVDYVKYFAYAGVDVSTENATPGKPVSGAAVQLATKGLEVTSVTRNSAAWVSGLNVNDVIVLIDGASLSDALKNVKLKEPKFSLDILPAIMDKKIGDQLTVKVIRDGLEKEISLSLKENPSVRLKATVNENATPAQKAVLKKWTGI, from the coding sequence ATGAACCAATCTGACAGAAACAACTATTTTACATCGCAGCTGGCTTTTTCTTTCAAAACCCCGCCAATAAATCTAAATTTGCAACAAAACACAGTCAATATCAATATGTTTAACAAAAAATCAATTTTAAGTTTAGTTTTACTACTAACGTGTATTATGGCAGCGAAGGCGCAGGTAAAAATAGGCTTTGAGGTTTCTTTTAAAGAACCACAGGCACACTATGCTGAAGTTAAGATGAATATTTCTGGCTTGGCAAAAGATTATGTAGATGTAAAAATGCCTGTTTGGACACCAGGTTCTTATTTGGTGCGTGAGTTTGAAAAAAGTGTAGAAGAATTTAAGGCTACTGCAGCAGGCAAAGCCGTAAAAGTTGAAAAAGTAAGGAAAAACACCTGGAGAATTTTCTCCGCCAAGGCTGGTGATATCCAGATCAATTACCGTGTTTACGCATTCGAAATCTCAGTGCGTACGCCTTTTATCGACGAATCTCATGCATTCTTGTCTCCAACAGGGATTTTTATGCACCCTGATGGCATGATCAAATCGCCAAGTACTGTAAAAATTATTCCTTTTAATACCTGGAGTAAAGTTTCTACTGGTTTAACGCCTGTTGCCGGAGCGCAATTCACCTATAAAGCCACCGATTTTGATATTCTTTACGATAGCCCTATTGAAGTAGGTAATCAGGATATTTTCGAATTCACAGCTTCTGGTGCTCGCCACGAAGTAGCCATGTACGGTGGTGGTAATTACGATAAAGAAAAACTAAAAGTAGATATGGCTAAAATTGTAGAAAAAGAAACTGCAGTTTATGGCGAAAACCCTAATAAATATTACCTCTTCATTGTTCATAATTTCTTAAAAGGTGGGGGAGGTTTAGAGCATTTAAACTCTACCACTTTAGGCGCTACAAGAAACGCTTACAATACTGCAGAAGGTTATAAAGGCTTTTTAGGCCTGGTTGCACACGAATATCACCACCTTTGGAATGTTAAGCGCTTACGTCCGGTAGCATTAGGCCCTTTTGATTATGACAATGAAAACTACACGACAAATCTTTGGGTAGCAGAAGGATTTACTTCGTATTACGAAAATAAATATTTACACAGAGCAGGTTTTACTGATGTAAACGAATTTTTGAAAGATCTGGCTGGCGGCGTGGCTACGGTATTAAATACCCCTGGTGCTAAATATCAGTCAGCTGCTTCATCTAGTTATGATGCGTGGATTATTGGCTACCGCCCGAATGAAAATTCAAAAAACAATTCCATCTCTTACTATAATAAAGGAGAAGTGATCGGTATTTTGATGGATCTCGAAATCATCAACGCCACCAAAGGTGCTAAAAGTTTAGATGATGTAATGAAGGCCATGTATTTGCAATGCAAAACCTTAAAACGTGGTTATACCGATGCAGAATTTAAAGCAATGGTAGAAAAGATATCAGGAATCAGCTTTACTAACTTTTGGGCAAAGTATGTTAATGGTGTAGATGATGTAGACTATGTAAAATATTTCGCATACGCAGGTGTTGATGTATCTACAGAAAATGCGACTCCTGGTAAACCGGTTAGTGGTGCAGCAGTTCAATTGGCTACTAAAGGTTTAGAAGTAACTTCGGTTACCAGAAACTCAGCAGCTTGGGTAAGTGGTTTAAATGTTAACGATGTAATTGTATTGATTGATGGGGCATCATTGAGCGATGCGCTGAAAAATGTGAAATTAAAAGAACCGAAATTTTCATTAGATATTTTACCTGCCATTATGGATAAAAAAATTGGCGATCAGCTAACGGTTAAAGTAATCCGCGATGGGCTTGAAAAAGAAATTTCTTTAAGCTTGAAAGAAAATCCAAGTGTACGCTTAAAAGCAACCGTAAACGAAAATGCAACGCCAGCTCAAAAAGCAGTGTTAAAAAAATGGACAGGAATTTAA
- a CDS encoding hypothetical protein (product_source=Hypo-rule applied; pfam=PF03544; superfamily=74653), translating into MIKHLGFILCLLSFSFLKDKQGFAQQTSCKSYYDKELHQFVYTEVDEMPEFPGGMAKFYKFITNVPLKGTDKEPLQSTVFPTFVIDASGHVKNVGIYQKVAKDYTQLDRNMIKLLKACPKWEPAKCNHKKVAMSYRTRVTLCYTN; encoded by the coding sequence ATGATAAAACATTTAGGATTTATATTATGTCTTTTAAGCTTTTCTTTTTTAAAGGATAAGCAAGGATTCGCGCAACAAACTTCTTGTAAGAGCTATTACGATAAAGAATTACACCAATTTGTGTATACAGAAGTTGATGAAATGCCCGAATTTCCTGGAGGAATGGCTAAATTTTATAAGTTTATCACTAACGTGCCACTAAAAGGAACAGATAAAGAGCCCTTGCAATCAACTGTTTTTCCAACTTTTGTAATCGATGCTTCTGGCCATGTAAAAAACGTAGGCATTTACCAGAAAGTGGCTAAAGATTATACGCAATTGGATCGTAACATGATAAAATTATTAAAGGCCTGTCCGAAATGGGAACCCGCAAAGTGTAACCATAAAAAAGTAGCAATGAGCTATCGGACACGGGTTACCTTGTGTTATACTAATTAA
- a CDS encoding hypothetical protein (product_source=Hypo-rule applied; cleavage_site_network=SignalP-noTM; superfamily=56925), protein MKKLFTILGCIALFALTTTNVKAQNYKTGLGLGIDFGDGATLVGPSVRHHFSPKAALQGEVLFGGNSTIIQGFLQYNSSIPGAKGLDWYLGGGPSIQLYDGGSSFYLVPMVGLDYKFSGAPLALALDWRPRLYIGDNDSDFNAGRFGLGFRYTF, encoded by the coding sequence ATGAAAAAGTTATTTACAATTTTAGGATGCATTGCATTGTTTGCCCTTACTACAACAAACGTTAAAGCTCAAAACTATAAAACCGGACTAGGTTTAGGTATTGACTTTGGTGATGGTGCTACATTGGTTGGTCCTTCAGTTAGGCATCACTTTAGCCCTAAAGCCGCTCTTCAAGGTGAAGTTTTATTTGGTGGAAACTCTACTATTATCCAGGGATTTCTTCAATACAATTCATCTATCCCTGGTGCAAAAGGCTTAGACTGGTATTTAGGTGGTGGTCCGTCGATTCAATTGTATGATGGTGGTTCTAGTTTTTACCTTGTTCCGATGGTTGGTTTAGATTATAAATTCTCTGGCGCACCATTGGCACTAGCTTTAGACTGGAGACCAAGACTTTACATTGGCGACAACGATAGCGATTTTAACGCTGGAAGATTCGGTTTAGGCTTTAGATATACCTTCTAG
- a CDS encoding long-chain acyl-CoA synthetase (product_source=KO:K01897; cath_funfam=2.30.38.10,3.30.300.30,3.40.50.980; cog=COG1022; ko=KO:K01897; pfam=PF00501; superfamily=56801) → MAAEIKLVFDLLKYSLENPKQEFISGKINGKWINYSTADFCTAVDDLSRGLIKLGIGKGGRVAVMSHNRPEWNIADFAANQIGAYQIPLYPTLAEHDIQFILKDAEIAIIFVADEDLYKKIKPCADAINPAIKIYSFNEITETENWNKLIELGKASTDIDLEEYRANVAPEDVLTLIYTSGTTGTPKGVMLTHHNLVANFVNSAVVIPEGVKKGLSFLPLSHIFERMIIYLYLFNYTGVYYAESMETIVADIQHVKPNVFSTVPRLLEKVYDKIMEKGKALTGIKKGIFFWSVALAEKYTIDAGAWYNFKLGIARKLVFKKWQEALGGEIVVIVSGGAALNPRLARIFWAAGMPVFEGYGLTETSPVITVNHFGGTMFGTVGEVIKGVEVKIAPDGEVLTRGHQVMKGYYNRPDLTDEAVDKEGWFHTGDIGELVDGRFLKITDRKKEMFKTAGGKYVAPQMLENKYKESIFIEQIMVLGENRKFPSALIVPNFETLKTWAGRKGITFTSNEEIIKNEQVLTKYNEVIEAANVGFGKWEQVKRFALLPKEWSIDGGELTPKLSLKRKVITEKNNEVIEKIYKDAENYKAPQ, encoded by the coding sequence ATGGCGGCAGAAATTAAACTGGTTTTTGATCTTTTGAAATATAGCCTCGAAAATCCAAAGCAAGAGTTCATCAGCGGAAAAATTAACGGAAAATGGATAAATTATAGTACAGCCGATTTTTGTACTGCCGTAGATGACCTAAGCCGCGGATTAATTAAACTAGGAATAGGCAAAGGGGGCAGGGTCGCTGTAATGTCGCATAACCGACCTGAATGGAATATTGCCGATTTTGCAGCCAACCAGATCGGTGCCTACCAGATTCCCTTATATCCAACCCTGGCCGAGCACGATATCCAGTTTATCTTAAAAGATGCAGAAATCGCCATTATTTTTGTAGCCGACGAAGATTTGTATAAAAAAATTAAACCTTGTGCCGATGCAATTAACCCAGCCATTAAGATTTATAGTTTTAATGAAATTACAGAAACCGAAAACTGGAATAAATTAATTGAATTGGGCAAAGCGAGTACAGATATTGATTTGGAAGAATATCGTGCTAATGTTGCACCCGAAGATGTATTAACCCTAATTTATACATCTGGCACTACAGGTACGCCAAAAGGTGTAATGCTAACGCATCATAACTTGGTTGCAAATTTTGTTAACTCGGCCGTGGTGATACCTGAAGGCGTTAAAAAAGGGTTAAGCTTTTTGCCGCTTTCGCACATTTTCGAGCGGATGATCATTTATTTATATCTGTTTAATTATACAGGAGTTTATTATGCCGAAAGCATGGAAACTATTGTAGCCGATATTCAGCATGTAAAACCCAATGTGTTCTCTACCGTTCCAAGGCTTCTCGAAAAAGTGTATGATAAGATAATGGAGAAGGGGAAAGCGTTAACGGGAATTAAAAAAGGAATTTTCTTCTGGTCGGTAGCTTTGGCCGAAAAATATACAATTGATGCAGGTGCCTGGTATAACTTCAAGCTAGGGATTGCCCGTAAACTGGTTTTTAAAAAATGGCAGGAAGCTTTAGGTGGCGAAATTGTAGTGATTGTATCGGGCGGAGCAGCGCTAAATCCGCGTTTGGCCAGAATTTTCTGGGCCGCTGGTATGCCTGTTTTTGAAGGATACGGACTAACCGAAACTTCACCTGTAATTACGGTTAATCATTTCGGCGGAACTATGTTCGGCACTGTTGGTGAAGTAATTAAAGGTGTGGAAGTTAAAATTGCACCAGATGGCGAAGTTTTAACCAGAGGGCATCAGGTAATGAAAGGTTATTACAACCGACCTGATTTAACCGATGAGGCGGTAGATAAAGAGGGATGGTTCCATACCGGAGATATTGGAGAACTGGTTGATGGTCGCTTTTTAAAAATTACCGACCGTAAAAAAGAAATGTTTAAAACAGCAGGCGGTAAATATGTTGCCCCGCAAATGCTGGAGAATAAGTATAAAGAATCAATTTTTATCGAACAGATTATGGTTTTGGGCGAAAATAGAAAATTCCCTTCTGCACTGATTGTTCCAAATTTTGAAACCTTAAAAACCTGGGCGGGAAGAAAAGGTATTACTTTTACCTCTAACGAAGAGATTATTAAAAACGAACAGGTGCTTACTAAATATAACGAGGTTATCGAAGCGGCAAATGTAGGCTTTGGTAAATGGGAGCAGGTAAAAAGGTTTGCCCTATTACCTAAAGAGTGGAGCATAGATGGTGGTGAGCTTACCCCGAAATTAAGTTTGAAAAGAAAAGTAATTACCGAGAAAAATAATGAGGTAATCGAAAAAATATATAAAGATGCAGAAAACTATAAAGCCCCTCAATAA